A genomic window from Emys orbicularis isolate rEmyOrb1 chromosome 8, rEmyOrb1.hap1, whole genome shotgun sequence includes:
- the LOC135882281 gene encoding dynein light chain Tctex-type 5-like yields MNARKPKDPKASKERVTGAKKVTFNAAGREERAVSKSKPSPGAPAAGGYSPSKLQMGIETTRASEATTSKPASISLRGLLAAQRLTKEFKNRATMKNKSRLQISCHKPITIINEKIPVSSAIPKEKFSCGRAEELLREYLPTKLANVTYEPAKCASLTIALSEEIKHLVKQVTPPRYKLVVNVTIGNKSKDETVDIVVTSQCLWDPHSDNFTSSQYVNETLFCVVLVHAVYFE; encoded by the exons ATGAATGCCAGGAAACCAAAAGACCCAAAGGCCTCAAAAGAAAGAGTGACAGGTGCTAAAAAAGTCACCTTCAatgcagcaggaagagaagaaagggcCGTCTCTAAATCTAAGCCA TCCCCAGGTGCTCCTGCTGCTGGCGGTTACTCACCTTCCAAGCTTCAGATGGGCATAGAAACCACAAGAGCTTCAGAAGCCACAACTTCTAAACCAGCCTCTATCAGCCTGAGGGGCCTTCTAGCCGCCCAGCGACTCACTAAGGAATTTAAG AACCGAGCCACTATGAAAAACAAGTCAAGACTCCAGATCTCTTGTCACAAGCCCATCACCATCATCAATGAGAAG ATTCCAGTCTCGTCTGCAATACCGAAAGAGAAATTCTCTTGTGGCAGAGCAGAAGAGCTGCTAAGAGAATATTTACCAACCAAACTCGCCAACGTTACTTATGAGCCTGCAAAATGTGCCAGCCTCACTATTGCTTTAAGTGAAGAAATAAAACACTTGGTCAAGCAAGTCACTCCTCCTCGGTATAAGTTAGTTGTCAACGTCACCATTGGAAACAAAAGCAAAGATGAGACTGTGGATATAGTGGTGACTAGCCAGTGTCTGTGGGACCCTCATTCAGATAACTTCACATCCTCCCAGTACGTGAATGAGACacttttttgtgttgttttggtACATGCTGTTTATTTCGAGTAA